From Bradyrhizobium erythrophlei:
CCACGTCGAAGAATGAACAACGTCACGGTGAATCCGGGTATTCGAACCGAAGTAAAGATCGCTCATCGGCTAAGCCCATTACGATAGGGGCGCGGTTCAGGATGAGCGTGCTCGGCGCGGCCCGTAGTCCGCGCCTCGCCAAAAAGGAAGGCACTATTGTCGGTGCCAGCCGCCTCAATAGCAGCATTCGGGTCCTGTTCGACGGCTCCAAATCGCCAATTTCGCTGCACCGGGATTACGTCGAGCAACTCATCTCCGAGAGTGAAATATCCTTGCCGTAAGTCGTGATTTGACCAGGTCGTGCCTTCGCTTGCTGGGCTGAAAAGGTGTTCGAGTTGGCGGCCATCATGGGGGAGCCCCATGCTTATAATCCCGATACCTAGCTCCAGGCCGGCCTCACCGATCTGGTCAACCAGGGTGCTCGGTACAGGCTTGGCGCGAGGCCGGTGCTGACATGCGGATTGAAATGCTCACCAGAGGCATTTGGAACGAAGGCCGAAACGTTGTCGATCAGGAAGCTATCGATGACGCGATCATCGGGCGTCGTCACGAACGACCCGGCATTCGTCGCCGGTCATCCGCTCCAGGCCGGTTTCTTGACCTCTGCAACTGGCAAAGGTGCATCGATTTTCAGATGGGCGTATCCCGACACAAGTCAGTCGATACCCTTAGGGGCCACGTTCGCGACGCGAGCAATTCAAGGATCATGCCGGGGCTGGATTGCCCTGATCGGGGCTGTGCGCCGCATATCTGCTCCGGCGTTTTTTGCGGGCCGGGCCTTTGCACGGGCATTTTGCTCGGGCCGGATCTCTGCGCGCGCATTTTGTAAAGGATGGATTAGCCGGTGCCTTTGCACGTGCCGGATCTGCGGTGCGGCCTCTTGCGCAACCGGTGTTCGGGAATCTTCTGCAGGCTGTACAGGTTCTGCAGGCTTTACGGTCTCTACAGACTGTACGGGCTCGACGGACTGTACAGGCTCGACCTTTGCCCGTGCATCTTCCTCGGCCGCCCAGGCCTGGAGTTGCTTCAGCAAGTCTTCGGCTGGCTGCTGACGGATTTCGGTCTGGCTCTGATCGGCAGCTTCACGCGGGGAAGCCATTTCGTCGCCCTTCGGCACGTCCCCTGCAGTTGGCGCAGTTGGCGGCAAAACCTGACGGTCAGCGGTTGATTGAATTATTGGCGCCAGCTGACCGGTGCCATCCTGGGGTGCCGATGTGCCAATCAGGGAAGCCCTGGCTTTCGCAAAAAGCACGAGTGGATTTCCCGCCGACAGAACCGCGAACACGATCGCTCCCGCCGTTACGAACAAGATACTCGTCTTGAGGATTCGCGATGCAATTTCCGCTCTGTCCCAAGCTCTTAAAATACCCGACACATCGGGTTCTTCGGCATAATCCGAGGGAAGGAGCGGAACAAGATCGGTCCCCATGGTGATGTCTCCAAGCTAACGGCATCAGGTTCCTGTTGGCCAGCACTCTGCTATCGAAAGCCTCCGACGCCAGTTAGGAGAAACCTTGATTACATTAGGGCAGTGGATCTTTCGGGGGCCATGAATCGGTCGAAACCCACGCGGCGATCGATAAAACGCGGCCGGAACCGGTGCCGGCCGTCTCGCACCACCGCTCGCAACGGGCCTGTAGCTCAATGGTTACGGGTTTGATTTGTGTTCGTTGCACTGGTGATCCTACCGTGCATGAGCACAGATTGCGGTTGTCGGATGTGATTTTGGGGGGCTGACCGGGACAACCATCTCGATAGCACGGTGATAGCGAGTTCGGTCAGACCGGCAGTCGGCGCCGGGATGGGGCGGTGATTAGCGGGGACAATTAGGTTTTCGTTAACTATTCGGGGTCATTCTACATCGATAGGTTGTATTTGGAGGACATCGCATGCGGAGTCCCTGGATGCTTTCACCGGTCTCGACCTACTTCTTCATCGCGCTGGTCATTGTGATGGCCGCAGCCGGCACATGGGCGGCAGCTGGCTGAACGCAGAGCGGCCAGCTTTTGGTAGCGGATAGAATCCGTGAGGTCCGACACCGGGCCGCGGAAAGTCGCTCTTGGGTTCAGCCGTTTCGCGTTTCGAGCTGGGGCGACGAGCCGAGATCAGAGCCGCTGGAGCACGCGCGCGACCTGCGTCGCTGTCCACCGACCTTGCCCGCTCATGTCACCGGAGAACACAGCGCTGCTCGCTAAAAAGAACATTAATGCAGCGATTGCCCGCCCGGACCGGCACTCTCCATCGTGGCGTCCCAGTTGCTCGACCGGCCAAACTGTATCGGCGGCTGGGGCGGTCTCCCTAGCAGACCTGCGGCCGCCATTGGGCTAGCTCTTGGGAGGGGGATTGCCGGCGCCATACCGCCGGGTTACTACCTGTCGCGTTGGTCTATGTGGAGAAGGTTCGAACCCAGTTCCTCTCCCTCCGCCAGCTTGGCCGTTCGCCCCAGCGGCGTAAACTCAGATCCAGCGGTCCGGTGACATGGTTTCCTCCGATTGGCAGGTCGTGACGGCCCGGGCGCGTCCTGGCTCGGATCGGTTCGTGGCGATTGCTGTTTTTTCGCTGCTGGCCGCCGCCTCGCTTCTCCCCGTATTGCTGACGCCCATCCCGGCGATGGTCGATTATCCCAATCACCTCGCCCGCATGTATATTCTGAGCCAGAACGGCACGCCCGATGCCAACCCGTATTACGAGGTGGCCTGGGCGCTCTATCCCAACCTGGCGATGGATTTGCTGGTGCCGCAGATGGCGCGGCTGCTCAGCGTCGAAAATGCCACGCGGCTGTTTCTGCTCTTGAGCCAATTGTTGGTCGTCGGTGGCGCGCTTGTGCTCGAGCGGGTCGTGAAGGGGCGTGTCCATATCGCCGGCTTCGCGGCGCTGATGTTTCTCTATTGCCTGCCGTTTACCTGGGGCTTCGTGAATTTCGAATTCGGTCTGGGCGTCGCGCTCTGGGCCATCGCCGCCTATTTGATGGTGGTGGAGCACGCATGGCCGATGCGTTTCGTCGTCAACGCGGTATTCGTCACGGCCCTGTTTGCGGCGCATTTCTTCGCGCTGGGCATCTACGGCGCGACGCTTGGGTTCTATGAGCTGTGGCGCGCCCACGACCGGAAAATTTCGTACGGCGATGCCGCGTTGCGGCTGGCAATACTCGCAATACCGGTGGTGGTGCTGTTCGCCGTCATGCGGTCGACCGCTGGCTCGATCGGAAGCGAGGGCACGATCTGGCATTTTGAATTCAAGCCGATCTGGCTGTTTCGCATCATGAACGGCTACAATTTGACGGTGTCGGCGGCGACTGCGCTTGGGTTGATGGCCTTGGTCTATTTCGCCGCCAGGCGCGGCGTCCTAAAACTCGAACCGGCCGGAATTTGGCTCGCGACCGGCTTTGCACTGCTTTATCTTGCGATCCCGTCGAAGCTGTTTGGCACCTCGTTTGCCGACCTTCGCATCATCCCCGCGGCGGCCTTGATCATTCCGGCCTTCTGCTCGCTGTCGCTGCCCGACCGACGATGGACAATTGCTGCGCTCACTGCTGTCACCGGCATCACGCTCGCCAATCTGGCCGTGGTATTTGGGGTCTGGCTGTCCTACCGCGCGGATTATGCTTCTATCATCGAGTCGTTCCACAAGATCGACCGCGGTTCGCTGGTGCTCGTCGGGACCAGCGGCGAGGGCGAGGATCCGCCGTTCAACGATCTCACGCAGTATCCGATGTTTTATGCTCCGACACTGGCGGTGCATTACGCCGACGCCTTTGTGCCGAACGTCTTCACCGAGGTGGGCAAGCAGCCGGTGCAGGCACGCGCCGCCATCCGCCGTCTCGCCATCCCCTATGGCGGGCCGATGCCGATACGCGTGCTTACCGCGATTGCGGCGGGCCAGGCGCCGACCGACATTCCGCCTTTCATCCGCACCTGGTACCGGGATTACGACTATCTCTATGTGCTCGGACCGCGCGTGGTGAATCCGCTGCCAGACCTGCTGGAGGAGTTGGACGGGTCTGCGCGCTTTGTTCTCTATAAAGTCCACCGCGCGCCCTAGCTCAAGGCGTTGCCAGCTCCCGATGACGCTCCGCGTTTCGAGCGTAGCGTATTCGGCTGCACGCTCGGAACCGGGCCATCCGGCCACGCCCACGAAAACCGCCGAAAACGCCTCGAAGCAAGCTGTCCTTAACGGTTGCAGCAAGGCCACCTTAACCAACGGTGTTCTAGACTTCCGCCCATTCAACGGAGTGAAACCTCTCAAATGGCGGCCGATTCCGAAGCGATCAGCTACAGCATCGTGATTCCGGTGTTCAACGAAGAAGCCGTGCTGCCGGTGCTGCTGCGCCGGGTCGACCTGCTGCTCGCCCGGCTTGACGAGCCGTCGGAGGCGATCTTCGTCGACGACGGCAGCAGCGATTCCAGCCCCGTCGTGCTGCAGGCGCTTGCGAAGCGCGACCCGCGCTTCCGCTATCTCGGCCTGTCGCGCAATTTCGGCCACCAGATTGCCATCACCGCCGGGATGGACGCGGCGCAGGGCAAAGCGATCGTCGTCATGGACGCCGACCTGCAGGACCCGCCCGAAATCGTCGAGCAACTGATTGCCAAATGGAAGGAAGGCTACGACGTCGTCTATGCGCGCCGTCTGTCGCGCGCCGGCGAAAGCCGGTTCAAGCGCGCCACCGCCCACTTGTTCTATCGAATGCTTGGCAGCATGTCCTCGGTCGGCATCCCGGCCGATGTCGGCGACTTCCGTCTGATCGACCGCAAGGTGCTCGACGCGTTGCGCCAGATGCCAGAGCAGGACCGCTTCGTGCGCGGCATGATCGCCTGGCTCGGCTTCCGGCAGACCGAAGTGACTTTCCATCGCCTCGAGCGCGCCGCCGGTGAAACCAAATATCCGCTGTTCAAGATGGCGCGGCTCGCCATGAATGCGGCGCTCGGCTTTTCCGACGCGCCGTTGCGGCTGGCGATCTGGTGTGGCCTCGCGGTGTCGGGCCTGGCACTGCTCTACGGCGGCTGGGTGCTGGCGTTGTGGATGAGCAACGACAGTCATCTGGTGGCCGGCTGGTCCTCGACAATCGTTGTCGTGTCGCTGCTGTGCGGTATGAACATGTTGATGACCGGCATCGTCGGACTTTATGTCGGCCGCATCCATGCCGAGGTGAAGCGCCGGCCACTCTACGTGGTGCAG
This genomic window contains:
- a CDS encoding glycosyltransferase family 2 protein, with amino-acid sequence MAADSEAISYSIVIPVFNEEAVLPVLLRRVDLLLARLDEPSEAIFVDDGSSDSSPVVLQALAKRDPRFRYLGLSRNFGHQIAITAGMDAAQGKAIVVMDADLQDPPEIVEQLIAKWKEGYDVVYARRLSRAGESRFKRATAHLFYRMLGSMSSVGIPADVGDFRLIDRKVLDALRQMPEQDRFVRGMIAWLGFRQTEVTFHRLERAAGETKYPLFKMARLAMNAALGFSDAPLRLAIWCGLAVSGLALLYGGWVLALWMSNDSHLVAGWSSTIVVVSLLCGMNMLMTGIVGLYVGRIHAEVKRRPLYVVQKRLGFGRAQAAPAHPAIHAVNE